A DNA window from Ctenopharyngodon idella isolate HZGC_01 chromosome 10, HZGC01, whole genome shotgun sequence contains the following coding sequences:
- the anxa3b gene encoding annexin A3b, whose product MSSVWDDLDLLLESPSSLTVNSTTRGTIKEKPGFNPGEDAAALRKAIEGIGTTEKTLIDILTQRSNAQRQLICKAYQDATGRTLCDDLEGDTRGDFEDILVALITPPAKFDCQEFMRAIKGAGTNESVLIELFASRSNHQIKGLCDAYLAETGRALIHDLKSEVSGDFEKTLLILAEGKRDESTNVDVAKAKADAKILYEAGEKKWGTDESKFIDILCHRSVPQLRQTLVEYKSLSGKTLQESIEKEMSGKLEDILVAIVKCVKSVPAYLAERLYKSMKGAGTTESTLTRIIVSRSELDLQDIKTEYKKLFGSSLYSAIESEVSGDYRQTLLKICGENDK is encoded by the exons ATGTCTTCTGTATGG GATGATTTGGATCTTCTCCTGGAGTCCCCCTCCTCTCTGACTGTTAAT TCAACAACACGTGGCACCATTAAGGAGAAGCCTGGCTTTAATCCAGGGGAGGATGCTGCTGCTTTAAGGAAAGCCATTGAAGGCATTG GCACTACTGAAAAGACTCTAATTGACATTCTGACTCAAAGAAGCAATGCCCAGCGCCAGCTGATCTGTAAAGCATATCAGGACGCCACTGGAAGG ACTCTTTGTGATGACTTGGAAGGTGATACACGTGGAGATTTTGAAGATATTTTGGTGGCCCTGATCACTCCTCCTGCTAAGTTTGACTGCCAAGAGTTCATGCGTGCTATAAAA GGTGCTGGTACAAACGAAAGCGTTTTGATTGAACTATTTGCATCACGCTCCAACCATCAGATCAAGGGTCTGTGTGATGCATATTTGGCTG AAACTGGAAGAGCTCTAATTCACGACCTGAAATCTGAGGTGTCAGGGGACTTCGAAAAAACATTGTTGATCCTCGCTGAG GGCAAGAGGGATGAAAGTACCAATGTGGATGTGGCAAAAGCTAAAGCGGATGCTAAG ATCTTGTACGAGGCGGGAGAGAAAAAGTGGGGAACAGACGAGAGCAAGTTTATCGACATCCTCTGCCACAGAAGCGTTCCTCAGCTCAGACAAA CTCTGGTTGAGTATAAGAGTCTGAGTGGAAAGACCCTTCAGGAAAGCATTGAAAAGGAGATGTCTGGAAAACTCGAGGATATTCTGGTGGCTATAG TGAAATGTGTGAAGAGTGTCCCAGCATACCTTGCCGAGCGCCTTTATAAAAGCATGAAG GGTGCTGGTACCACTGAATCTACGTTAACTAGAATCATAGTGAGCCGTTCAGAGCTCGACCTGCAGGACATCAAGACAGAATATAAGAAGCTGTTTGGCTCTTCCTTATACTCTGCCATTGAG tcTGAAGTATCAGGGGATTATCGTCAAACCCTGCTGAAGATCTGTggtgaaaatgacaaatga